The Gemmatimonadaceae bacterium genomic sequence CGCGACGCAGCAGTACGGCCGCGTGAATCCCCGCGACGGCGAGCGCGGTCGACGCATACGATGCAAGCAACATGTGTAGCGCCTGCTGCACCGTCGACGGATTGAACATGCCCGCGATCGGATCGATCGACGCGATGCGATCGCCCTGCATCGTGATTCCCGCCGGCGTGTTCATCCACGCATTCACCATCACGACGAACACGGCCGACGCCGCGCCGCTGAGCGCGACGATCATCCCGGCGATCAGGTGCGCGCGCGCCGAGATGCGATCCCAGCCATAGAGATAGACGCCGAGAAAGATCGCTTCGGTGAAGAAGGCGAAGCCCTCGAGTGAAAACGGTAGACCGATGATCGGACCCGCGAAGCGCATGAAGCGCGGCCACAACAGGCCGAGCTCGAACGACAGCACCGTGCCGGAGACGGCGCCGACGGCGAACAGGACCGCCGCGCCCTTCGCCCATCGGTGTGCGAGCTGCTCGTATACGGGATCGCCCGTCTTGCGCCACCGCCATTCGGCGATGACCATCAGCAACGGCATCGCGATGCCGATCTCGGCGAAGATGATATGGAAGCCGAGGGAGAGCGCCATCTGCGCGCGCGCCGCCAGGAGATCGGACATGCGCTTAACTTACAGCCTATGCGCTTCGCGTTCGACGACGACTCTCAGGACTCACAGGACTTCGACCTCGACCGGGACTTTCCGCTCGGCGACGGTACGGCGGACGTCTCAGGCAGCGTCGTGTGTCCGTACTGTGGCGAGACGAACGAAGTCGCGCTCGATCCCGGCAGTGGCGAGTCGCAGGAGTACGTCGAGGATTGCCAGGTGTGCTGCCAGCCGTGGCGCGTGTCGGTAGTGTATCACGACGACGGCTCGGCGTCCGTGACGGCGGAGCAGCTGTCATCCTGAGGAT encodes the following:
- a CDS encoding CPXCG motif-containing cysteine-rich protein, coding for MRFAFDDDSQDSQDFDLDRDFPLGDGTADVSGSVVCPYCGETNEVALDPGSGESQEYVEDCQVCCQPWRVSVVYHDDGSASVTAEQLSS